ATGCGCAAACCCTCATTTTTTTTATCATTCGATGTCTTTACTTTGAAATGCGAGTAAATATTTTTTCGGATCCACTGGGAAGCCATCTTTCCAAATTTCAAAATGCAAATGCGGAGCGGTGCTTCTGCCCGAACTCCCCAGTAACGCAATGGCCTCTCCTTTTTTTACATAATTTCCTTCTTTTTTCAATAAAACTTGATTATGGCCATAAACCGTTTGAAATCCATTCAGATGATTAATTATTATTAAGTTTCCCAAATCGTCCGTCCAGTTGGCGAAGAGCACAATTCCGTCGGCAGAAGCGCGAACTTCCGTTCCGCGGCTCGTCGCAATGTCAATTCCATTGTGATCCGGCCGATACCAATCATTCCTGCGAAAATCCGTCGTCAAAAAACCTTCCACCGGGAGATAGGTAGGAACGCGATCGGCAAATTGATGATAATGGCTCTCTGATCGCGTCAGGAAAAAATCCAGGTCACTCTCCTGCATACGCATATCTTTATTCCCCGGGCCTTCTCCGCCAAAAGCCATTGGAAATTGATTCCAGGAACTTTGAATATCCGCAAGCAATTTTTCATTTCCCTTCTCGCTGACGTCAAACTTTTTGTCCACGCCAAGCGCCGA
This is a stretch of genomic DNA from Calditrichota bacterium. It encodes these proteins:
- a CDS encoding M23 family metallopeptidase — encoded protein: MTKKGKQPKQVLSILVIPDDYSDPKNFRIKMRTLHILYVVAVLLTIHIVVGFVFYFKYYHTKHLKDKLTIENYNLAEENKQVKKLYDEVQGMKQFFSKFRSALGVDKKFDVSEKGNEKLLADIQSSWNQFPMAFGGEGPGNKDMRMQESDLDFFLTRSESHYHQFADRVPTYLPVEGFLTTDFRRNDWYRPDHNGIDIATSRGTEVRASADGIVLFANWTDDLGNLIIINHLNGFQTVYGHNQVLLKKEGNYVKKGEAIALLGSSGRSTAPHLHFEIWKDGFPVDPKKYLLAFQSKDIE